In a single window of the Rhopalosiphum padi isolate XX-2018 chromosome 1, ASM2088224v1, whole genome shotgun sequence genome:
- the LOC132920382 gene encoding solute carrier family 2, facilitated glucose transporter member 8-like isoform X2 encodes MPLLMAGTTLGWSSPMMEYTLKGTAPVHLTSDQESWMVTLIDVGNVLLSLPAGIMMDRIGRKLSVYLTVPITLAGWILILTARQPWHLYVARFLHGSAMAISLIVSPSYVGEMASISVRGSLALVVELTYASGLLLSYVVGWLADYETLAIVGAVIPVITGVLMVWIPESPYFLMMIGKSEEAAQSLRKLRNCGNEEFEEELEIVRLSVTEDKCKGKLTDLLHRDRAPLIIVLTLAALQMACGASVMEAYASSVLYGTGLSPNASAVIFGLFIVVACVPFALTVDKYGRRPLFMASCVGTTLCHVCIALLLSQNDGYDESIKAVDGWLLLASVCGAEFFINIGLMPVLSVIQCEYFPSDTRGLANSAVVFTITFTSTIMLKIYQPVTDAYGKRANFIGYAAITFLGGLFCYFWVPETKGKSFLQIQTDFETYAWRNSKTRRRNYERI; translated from the exons ATGCCCCTGCTGATGGCCGGTACAACGCTGGGATGGTCATCGCCAATGATGGAATACACGTTGAAAGGCACTGCGCCGGTTCACCTGACCTCGGACCAAGAGTCTTGGATGGTAACTCTGATAGACGTCGGCAACGTACTGCTATCGTTACCGGCCGGTATCATGATGGACCGAATCGGCCGAAAACTGTCCGTGTACTTGACCGTGCCGATAACGCTGGCCGGCTGGATATTGATACTGACCGCTCGTCAG ccCTGGCACCTGTACGTCGCCCGATTCTTGCACGGCAGCGCGATGGCGATCTCGTTAATCGTGTCCCCGTCGTACGTGGGCGAAATGGCCAGCATATCCGTCCGCGGATCGTTGGCCCTGGTGGTAGAGCTGACTTACGCTTCCGGGCTGTTGCTGTCCTACGTGGTCGGGTGGCTCGCTGACTACGAGACGCTGGCCATCGTCGGCGCCGTCATACCGGTGATCACGGGCGTGCTGATGGTATGGATACCGGAATCGCCGTACTTCCTCATGATGATCGGCAAATCGGAAGAGGCGGCCCAATCGTTGAGAAAGTTGAGGAATTGCGGTAACGAAGAGTTTGAGGAAGAGCTCGAGATCGTCAGACTGTCTGTCACCGAAGACAA ATGCAAGGGGAAGCTGACGGACCTGCTACACAGAGACCGGGCGCCGCTGATCATCGTGCTCACGTTGGCTGCCCTGCAGATGGCGTGTGGGGCTAGCGTGATGGAAGCGTACGCGTCGTCCGTGCTGTACGGCACAGGGCTGTCGCCAAACGCCAGCGCCGTGATTTTCGGCCTGTTCATAGTGGTGGCGTGCGTGCCGTTCGCGCTCACCGTGGACAAGTACGGCCGCCGGCCGCTGTTCATGGCGTCGTGCGTGGGCACCACCCTGTGCCACGTGTGCATAGCCTTGCTGCTGTCGCAGAACGATGGCTATGACGAATCAATAAAAGCCGTGGACGGTTGGCTTCTGTTGGCCAGCGTGTGCGGCGCCGAGTTCTTCATCAACATCGGGCTCATGCCTGTGCTGTCCGTCATCCAGTGCGAGTATTTCCCGTCGGACACCCGAGGCCTGGCCAACTCGGCGGTGGTGTTCACCATCACGTTCACGTCCACCATCATGCTGAAGATCTACCAGCCGGTGACGGACGCGTACGGCAAGCGCGCCAACTTTATCGGGTACGCGGCGATCACCTTCTTGGGCGGCCTGTTTTGTTACTTCTGGGTGCCCGAGACCAAGGGCAAGTCGTTCCTGCAGATCCAGACGGACTTCGAGACGTACGCTTGGCGCAACAGCAAAACCCGCCGCCGGAACTATGAGCGGATCTGA
- the LOC132920382 gene encoding solute carrier family 2, facilitated glucose transporter member 8-like isoform X1: MSTLPDGICKQLFACFIVSMPLLMAGTTLGWSSPMMEYTLKGTAPVHLTSDQESWMVTLIDVGNVLLSLPAGIMMDRIGRKLSVYLTVPITLAGWILILTARQPWHLYVARFLHGSAMAISLIVSPSYVGEMASISVRGSLALVVELTYASGLLLSYVVGWLADYETLAIVGAVIPVITGVLMVWIPESPYFLMMIGKSEEAAQSLRKLRNCGNEEFEEELEIVRLSVTEDKCKGKLTDLLHRDRAPLIIVLTLAALQMACGASVMEAYASSVLYGTGLSPNASAVIFGLFIVVACVPFALTVDKYGRRPLFMASCVGTTLCHVCIALLLSQNDGYDESIKAVDGWLLLASVCGAEFFINIGLMPVLSVIQCEYFPSDTRGLANSAVVFTITFTSTIMLKIYQPVTDAYGKRANFIGYAAITFLGGLFCYFWVPETKGKSFLQIQTDFETYAWRNSKTRRRNYERI, from the exons ATGTCTACCCTACCCGACGGCATCTGCAAACAACTATTCGCGTGCTTTATAG TGTCCATGCCCCTGCTGATGGCCGGTACAACGCTGGGATGGTCATCGCCAATGATGGAATACACGTTGAAAGGCACTGCGCCGGTTCACCTGACCTCGGACCAAGAGTCTTGGATGGTAACTCTGATAGACGTCGGCAACGTACTGCTATCGTTACCGGCCGGTATCATGATGGACCGAATCGGCCGAAAACTGTCCGTGTACTTGACCGTGCCGATAACGCTGGCCGGCTGGATATTGATACTGACCGCTCGTCAG ccCTGGCACCTGTACGTCGCCCGATTCTTGCACGGCAGCGCGATGGCGATCTCGTTAATCGTGTCCCCGTCGTACGTGGGCGAAATGGCCAGCATATCCGTCCGCGGATCGTTGGCCCTGGTGGTAGAGCTGACTTACGCTTCCGGGCTGTTGCTGTCCTACGTGGTCGGGTGGCTCGCTGACTACGAGACGCTGGCCATCGTCGGCGCCGTCATACCGGTGATCACGGGCGTGCTGATGGTATGGATACCGGAATCGCCGTACTTCCTCATGATGATCGGCAAATCGGAAGAGGCGGCCCAATCGTTGAGAAAGTTGAGGAATTGCGGTAACGAAGAGTTTGAGGAAGAGCTCGAGATCGTCAGACTGTCTGTCACCGAAGACAA ATGCAAGGGGAAGCTGACGGACCTGCTACACAGAGACCGGGCGCCGCTGATCATCGTGCTCACGTTGGCTGCCCTGCAGATGGCGTGTGGGGCTAGCGTGATGGAAGCGTACGCGTCGTCCGTGCTGTACGGCACAGGGCTGTCGCCAAACGCCAGCGCCGTGATTTTCGGCCTGTTCATAGTGGTGGCGTGCGTGCCGTTCGCGCTCACCGTGGACAAGTACGGCCGCCGGCCGCTGTTCATGGCGTCGTGCGTGGGCACCACCCTGTGCCACGTGTGCATAGCCTTGCTGCTGTCGCAGAACGATGGCTATGACGAATCAATAAAAGCCGTGGACGGTTGGCTTCTGTTGGCCAGCGTGTGCGGCGCCGAGTTCTTCATCAACATCGGGCTCATGCCTGTGCTGTCCGTCATCCAGTGCGAGTATTTCCCGTCGGACACCCGAGGCCTGGCCAACTCGGCGGTGGTGTTCACCATCACGTTCACGTCCACCATCATGCTGAAGATCTACCAGCCGGTGACGGACGCGTACGGCAAGCGCGCCAACTTTATCGGGTACGCGGCGATCACCTTCTTGGGCGGCCTGTTTTGTTACTTCTGGGTGCCCGAGACCAAGGGCAAGTCGTTCCTGCAGATCCAGACGGACTTCGAGACGTACGCTTGGCGCAACAGCAAAACCCGCCGCCGGAACTATGAGCGGATCTGA